A stretch of the Bos indicus isolate NIAB-ARS_2022 breed Sahiwal x Tharparkar chromosome 13, NIAB-ARS_B.indTharparkar_mat_pri_1.0, whole genome shotgun sequence genome encodes the following:
- the WFDC8 gene encoding WAP four-disulfide core domain protein 8 isoform X3 yields MPRPPCKSHTIISFLFSGAKKRFSVVSGVAPGLIVGKSTWCSRQIPVIIHVWPLAWEQDNGQVSGHLPLHSSTFSWRNVALLLLLSLSLEQTSASPSYRVKMKPGKCPQERITCSSKAPDLCKTDFNCDEHLKCCSFACGKKCMDPYEEPCLLPLDQGHCKNTVQQWYFNTKERVCKPFLYGGCLGNANNFSKKEDCMQACLSAVKDGQCPLFPFKNRMECSASCKSDYDCPLNEKCCESMCGFDCAMAWTGRRLPSDENCSLQEYRPCCYC; encoded by the exons atgcccaggcctccctgcaaATCTCATACCATCATCAGTTTCTTGTTCAGTGGAGCAAAGAAAAGATTCTCAGTAGTGTCTGGGGTTGCCCCAGGACTGATTGTGGGCAAATCAACTTGGTGTTCCAGACAGATCCCTGTGATCATTCATGTGTGGCCTCTAGCCTGGGAGCAAGACAATGGGCAAGTGTCTGG GCATCTTCCTCTCCACAGCTCCACCTTCTCCTGGAGAAATGTTGCGCTCCTGctgcttctctccctctctttggaGCAAACATCTGCCTCGCCAAGCTACAGAGTCAAAA tGAAGCCAGGAAAGTGCCCCCAGGAAAGGATCACCTGTAGTTCTAAAGCCCCAGACTTATGCAAAACAGATTTCAATTGCGATGAACACCTCAAGTGCTGCTCTTTTGCCTGTGGGAAGAAGTGCATGGACCCGTATGAAG AACCCTGCTTGTTACCCTTAGACCAAGGACACTGCAAGAATACAGTCCAGCAGTGGTATTTTAACACCAAAGAGCGTGTATGCAAACCCTTTTTATATGGAGGCTGCCTTGGGAATGCCAACAACTTCTCCAAGAAGGAGGACTGCATGCAGGCTTGCTTATCAGCTG TCAAGGATGGACAGTGCCCACTCTTCCCTTTTAAGAACCGTATGGAGTGTTCAGCTTCGTGTAAGAGTGACTACGATTGCCCcttaaatgaaaaatgttgcGAATCCATGTGTGGCTTTGATTGTGCCATGGCCTGGACAG
- the WFDC8 gene encoding WAP four-disulfide core domain protein 8 isoform X8, producing MPRPPCKSHTIISFLFSGAKKRFSVVSGVAPGLIVGKSTWCSRQIPVIIHVWPLAWEQDNGQVSGHLPLHSSTFSWRNVALLLLLSLSLEQTSASPSYRVKMKPGKCPQERITCSSKAPDLCKTDFNCDEHLKCCSFACGKKCMDPYEEPCLLPLDQGHCKNTVQQWYFNTKERVCKPFLYGGCLGNANNFSKKEDCMQACLSAAEHFITPQPTRGARGQGRMNHIPERDTSFKEKEKLFER from the exons atgcccaggcctccctgcaaATCTCATACCATCATCAGTTTCTTGTTCAGTGGAGCAAAGAAAAGATTCTCAGTAGTGTCTGGGGTTGCCCCAGGACTGATTGTGGGCAAATCAACTTGGTGTTCCAGACAGATCCCTGTGATCATTCATGTGTGGCCTCTAGCCTGGGAGCAAGACAATGGGCAAGTGTCTGG GCATCTTCCTCTCCACAGCTCCACCTTCTCCTGGAGAAATGTTGCGCTCCTGctgcttctctccctctctttggaGCAAACATCTGCCTCGCCAAGCTACAGAGTCAAAA tGAAGCCAGGAAAGTGCCCCCAGGAAAGGATCACCTGTAGTTCTAAAGCCCCAGACTTATGCAAAACAGATTTCAATTGCGATGAACACCTCAAGTGCTGCTCTTTTGCCTGTGGGAAGAAGTGCATGGACCCGTATGAAG AACCCTGCTTGTTACCCTTAGACCAAGGACACTGCAAGAATACAGTCCAGCAGTGGTATTTTAACACCAAAGAGCGTGTATGCAAACCCTTTTTATATGGAGGCTGCCTTGGGAATGCCAACAACTTCTCCAAGAAGGAGGACTGCATGCAGGCTTGCTTATCAGCTG CGGAGCATTTCATCACTCCACAGCCTACTAGAGGTGCCCGTGGACAGGGTAGAATGAACCACATCCCAGAAAGAGATActagttttaaagaaaaggagaagCTGTTTGAAAGGTGA
- the WFDC9 gene encoding protein WFDC9 isoform X2: MALAKSPPQSLHPTPENSTKTTTPAPSRPSTDSPSRKKPDKKTACYCRHSTQMPSELCWVFVAVQAFLLFRIGKRPAFCQNLIHTHVETTMKPWILLLMLLTYELVMFLPVLGGIKNKLLYEIKDIDQCWVQPPSLRYCVKRCTKLRECSFPNHTCCWTYCGNICLNNEEPFKFK, from the exons ATGGCCTTGGCCAAGTCACCTCCTCAGAGCCTGCACCCGACCCCTGAGAACTCCACAAAG ACCACAACCCCTGCCCCCTCCCGCCCCTCCACCGACTCTCCCAGTAGGAAGAAGCCAGATAAAAAAACAGCCTGTTACTGCAGACACTCCACTCAGATGCCTTCAGAG ctgtgctgggtcttcgttgctgtgcaggcttttctcttgtttcg CATCGGGAAAAGACCTGCTTTCTGCCAAAACCTAATCCACACACACGTAGAAACGACCATGAAGCCCTGGATTCTTCTACTCATGCTTCTCACCTATGAGCTTGTGATGTTTCTGCCTGTGTTGGGAGGCATCAAGAACAAACTTCTAT atgaaataaaagacattgaTCAATGCTGGGTACAGCCTCCATCATTAAGGTATTGTGTAAAAAGATGCACTAAATTAAGGGAATGTTCCTTTCCAAATCACACATGCTGCTGGACCTACTGTGGAAACATCTGCCTGAACAATGA GGAACCTTTTAAATTCAAGTGA
- the WFDC9 gene encoding protein WFDC9 isoform X1 — protein MALAKSPPQSLHPTPENSTKTTTPAPSRPSTDSPSRKKPDKKTACYCRHSTQMPSELCWVFVAVQAFLLFRSIGKRPAFCQNLIHTHVETTMKPWILLLMLLTYELVMFLPVLGGIKNKLLYEIKDIDQCWVQPPSLRYCVKRCTKLRECSFPNHTCCWTYCGNICLNNEEPFKFK, from the exons ATGGCCTTGGCCAAGTCACCTCCTCAGAGCCTGCACCCGACCCCTGAGAACTCCACAAAG ACCACAACCCCTGCCCCCTCCCGCCCCTCCACCGACTCTCCCAGTAGGAAGAAGCCAGATAAAAAAACAGCCTGTTACTGCAGACACTCCACTCAGATGCCTTCAGAG ctgtgctgggtcttcgttgctgtgcaggcttttctcttgtttcg TAGCATCGGGAAAAGACCTGCTTTCTGCCAAAACCTAATCCACACACACGTAGAAACGACCATGAAGCCCTGGATTCTTCTACTCATGCTTCTCACCTATGAGCTTGTGATGTTTCTGCCTGTGTTGGGAGGCATCAAGAACAAACTTCTAT atgaaataaaagacattgaTCAATGCTGGGTACAGCCTCCATCATTAAGGTATTGTGTAAAAAGATGCACTAAATTAAGGGAATGTTCCTTTCCAAATCACACATGCTGCTGGACCTACTGTGGAAACATCTGCCTGAACAATGA GGAACCTTTTAAATTCAAGTGA
- the WFDC9 gene encoding protein WFDC9 isoform X3: MALAKSPPQSLHPTPENSTKTTTPAPSRPSTDSPSRKKPDKKTACYCRHSTQMPSECAKGGGVKNSEASPNPCPAPPSSLMPYPCLSVVNRASSLHTCLAMCCCLWRIRRTLSPAQGLGLLPLSAGFPVQKKSVLGLRCCAGFSLVS, from the exons ATGGCCTTGGCCAAGTCACCTCCTCAGAGCCTGCACCCGACCCCTGAGAACTCCACAAAG ACCACAACCCCTGCCCCCTCCCGCCCCTCCACCGACTCTCCCAGTAGGAAGAAGCCAGATAAAAAAACAGCCTGTTACTGCAGACACTCCACTCAGATGCCTTCAGAG TGTGCAAAAGGCGGGGGTGTCAAGAATTCAGAGGCCAGTCCCAATCCATGCCCAGCTCCACCCAGTTCTCTTATGCCTTACCCCTGCCTATCAGTGGTTAACAGAGCATCCTCATTACATACCTGTCTTGCTATGTGCTGCTGCCTTTGGAGGATCAGAAGAACACTGAGCCCGGCCCAAGGACTGGGACTCTTACCACTCTCAGCTGGCTTTCCAGTGCAAAAAAAAT ctgtgctgggtcttcgttgctgtgcaggcttttctcttgtttcg TAG
- the LOC109567836 gene encoding WAP four-disulfide core domain protein 10A — protein MRAQALLPILLLCVLLLQARGRQHSQKTNQKQQPPEIKQCEKRPKIYMCKIPCTDDRECQANNICCSTFCGNICMNVL, from the exons AtgagagcccaggctctgctgccCATCCTGCTCCTCTGCGTTCTGCTGCTGCAGGCCAGGGGAAGGCAACACAGCCAGAAGACGAACC AAAAGCAGCAACCCCCAGAAATCAAGCAGTGTGAGAAAAGACCCAAAATATATATGTGCAAAATCCCCTGCACAGATGATCGAGAATGTCAAGCAAATAACATATGTTGTTCAACCTTCTGCGGGAACATTTGCATGAACGTCCTGTGA